The window TCATGGTACTGAAGTGGTTGTTTCTAAAGAACACAGAGATTTCTCCTTCTTTCGCCGCCATGTTGAGTTCACACAGACCGTGATATGACAACTGAGTCGCTGTCGACTCCAGAAACTGCTCTGCTAacagacctgcacacacacacaaaaagacagagaggttCACTTTAAGCAATGATTCGTCAAACccgtgcacagtgtgtgtgtgtgtgcgttttacCTTCACTGACTCGGCTGCTGTCAGTTGAGTGTTTGTATTCGATGATTTTCTCCACCAGCTGATTGTAACTCAGTTTGCCCACAGCAGCGGTCATCTCTGGACTctgaccacacacagacagacagacacacacacacacacacacattcagtctcagtgaggacactcagacatTCCCTAACCCTTAAAGGTTAAATGATGTTGTgcctcattcactcacacagacacacacacacctgtacacacCTGTGGGTCGACGAGCCAGCCGTGGTACAGTGGAATGTCCAGCAGGTCAAACACGATACACTCAGGTGTGTATTCAAAGTCTGTGACACCACTGAAACCAACATTCACGTCCAAACCTGTGGACAGTTTCGGGAGGACggccatgacatcactcatgttctacacacacacacacgcacacacacacgcacatatgcACACTTTTCAGTTGTAATCGACTATTCATCactgcagtctgtgtgtgtgtgtgcgtgcgtgtttaCCTGTTGGAAGTTTAGCTCCATCCCATCAGCTTTCTCTCTGGGTGTGACAGCTAAAACACACTCTCctacacacatagacacacacacacagttgttaaatattgtgaattaCGAGGCAACTTAAATGCACCACAGCTGTGAACTCACCCAGGTGAGTCATCAGGTCTTCAGTGGTGACGACATCAGTCTGAGCAGGAAGTTTCgcctgagcacacacacacacagattcactgGATTAATTTAATCTCAaagtctctgttgtgtttttaatctctttctgttctgtgtatgtgcgtgcgtgcgtgcgtgcgtgtgtgtgtgtgtcaccttccAACGTAGAAACAGTGTGTTCATgatggccagcagggggcagggTCCATTCTCACTCTGCGTGATGATGGgcgtcttcttctccttccagTTGATCCATTTCACCAGGTAATACACCTGCCCGGCAACAGGaggcactgcagcagcagctccagcagctggaggaggggctgaagctgctgaaggagGCGCTGCACGGACAGCGCCACCTGAGGAGATGactacagtcacaaacacactttttaattCAGAAATCTGCAGAATAAAATCTCACCACCAGGGTGCAACTGACATGTCTCACTGTCCTTCACATGGTGGACATCAGTGGACACACAGGCATCCTCAGCCAGAGCAGGGAGGGACAAGGACCTGCTGTCCTCTTCCAGACTGGTGATGAAGACAGAGGGCGAGTCCATACACTCCGCCCCCTGCTCATCTGAACCCGCCCCACCCTCTCCAGACAAACTGTCCTCCGCGTCCACACCTGcaaacacagggacacaatATCAGGACACACATCCTGCTGTAGACCTGGGGGTGTGGCCTGACCAATAATCTATACTATAGACATTAGATcaaggaggtcagaggtcagtatGAGCTGATGATTTCACCTTCACGGGGTCCGCTGTCAGACAGAGATTCTTCGGCCATTGTGGTCCCGTTCTCTGACGTTGGTGGTGGGGGTGtggcctcctcctctttcagGACTGTTGTTGGCCGAGgattgacctctgaccccggcATGTGTCCCTGCTCTTCCTCTGCATTAGTTCCAGTCCATTCTTTAGAGGCCGTCTCTGTGATGAGAGTGGGCgtgtctgtagtgtgtgtgggcgtgtctGTGATAAGAGTGGGCTTTTCTGTGTTGagagtgggtgtgtctgtggtgagagTGGGTGTATCTGTGATGAGAGTGGGCGTGTCTGCCAGCGAGTCTGACATTATCAGCTGATCAGCCATCGATGCTAGAAAAATAACGTGTGGTAACTTCACTATCAACTGTGCAgcgagggggaggagtcagtgTCCAGAGGCTCAAACGTTGATCTGAGAAATGGgcgtgacagaggaggaggcggggctcCACTGCAGCCTCAACATCGCCACCATGTGACCAGAATCTGTGAGTTCACCACCTGCTGAGGTACGAAAAACAAACGCACATGAGTCCAACACAATGCCGTCTGCAGTGTCCAATCACAGAAGACctgagaaacaaacacgacAACAGACATCCTCAAAAGAGACAACTGATGTCCTCTTTAGAGTCAACAGACGTCCTATGAAGAGACAACACACGTCCTCTGAACAGACAACTCAccatataaaacaacaaatctgacTTAAATTTGAACAActattaaaataacaacataattaacttaaaacacacacccgcgcgcgcgcacacatacgcacataaacaggaagtaagtgAGAGTCGAGGCGGGTCAAAGTTAAAACCTTCGTCTCCTCCTTGAGCTCCACAGCTACTCACCCTAAGCTAACACTGGAGCTAACTGTGCTCCGCGCACACTCACCGATTCCTGCGGGGAACTCGACACTAAAGTCCGGGTTAAAGACTCAACTCGAGTCGTTAAATACGCAGCTTCTCAACGACGGTGCTGACGGTGAACATGTTTTCATCCGCTACCGTTGAAGGCCCCGCCCACCGCGCGCAACACGACGTCATTCCGTCACATCCGCCCAACCGGTTAGCAGTTAGCCACCTAGCAACCGCAGTTAGACCTACTTGACTTGGGCCGCGGTTTAACAAAGTGAACTCAAAGTGACGTCACCGTCAGCACGTCATCATCGGCGTCAGCCTTTTCCGCCACGTCGTTAGAAGACGCCAGGAAAGACGTtgatgaaataaacaacagtttatGCGTCAACAACAGTAAAAACGAATGGTTTTCTGAAGAAATCGAAACCCTTTTCGAAAGAAAAGTGGTTGTTTTTCAGGAGTTCGCGTGTCTTTGACTCCAAAACAAACTTCAAATGAAGAGTAAACACGCAGTTTACCatccctctctgtccctgtggCCGCCTGTTGCGATACATTTGTCTCTGCTGGGGCGGGCGGTGCACATAAAACCAGCTGAACACATTACATCTCAAGCTGCACGgctggtgttttattttgaaaggtcagACAAGAAGAAGTGTGTCTGATGTCGACTGACACTTGATAAGTTTGACTCAATCAGTAAATTAACCACCTGAATGAATTAGCTGATcgtttcacagaaaaacaaacagtgactcagcagaatcgcttgaaaaaaaacccatagaTTTAAAAGATATATTTTGACTCTTTAATGTCACTAAAGAAGaggacaaacatttttatttctaaaacgtttatttattcttgtttGTCACCTGTCGTTGTCTTAACTTCTCAGCACAAACTCCaggtaaataataaatcatttagtTTTGCAATCTTCTGAACACGTACAAACATGCTgcagcaccaccaccaacagtcactgttgccatggaaacagggCCGGGCCCTCATCGTGTCAACACACCACGCCTCCActaacaagagagagagagagagagagcaagagagagataTCAGAGTCCACTCataaaagcctgtgtgtgtgatgtcatcaggttTCCCAGAGTTATCCGCCGTTTGTCCTGTaactgtctcacctgtctcactcACCTGTGTTTCAGAGTTTCCCGTCGACTCCCTGACAGAGAACTCTTTACACtgtaagtttttattttctctacatagtatgtgaatgtgtctgtgtgtgagtgtgtgtgtgtctgtctgtgtgagtgagtgtgtgtctgactgtgtgtgtgtgtatgtgtgaatgtgagaaacAAGTTCTTCATGTGACATTGACATGTGACAACAAACtgactttacaaactcacttaacaaactgactttacaaactgactttacaaactcacttaacaaactgactttacaaactgactttacaaactgacttaacaaactcactttacaaactcactttacaaactcacttaacaaactcacacaaactgacttaacaaactcacacaaactgacttaacaaactgacttaacaaactgactttacaaactgactttacaaactcactttacaaactgacttaacaaactcactttacaaactgactcaacaaactgacttaacaaactcacttaacaaactcactttacaaactcacttaacaaactgacttaacaaactcactgtacaaactgacttaacaaactcactttacaaactcactttacaaactcactcacaaactcacaaactcactttaacaaactgacttaacaaactacttacttaacaaactcacttaacaaactcactacaaactgacttaacaaactgacttaacaacaaactcacaaactcactttacaaactcacttaacaaactcactttacaaactcacttaacaaactcactttacaaactcacttaacaaactgacttacaaactgactttacaaactgacttaacaaactgactttacaaacggactttacaaactgactttacaaactgacttaacaaactcactttacaaacggACTTTACAGACTCACTTAACAAACTgaacaaactgacttaacaaactcactttacaaactcactttacaaactgacttaacaaactcactttacaaattgactttacaaactcactttacaaactgacttaacaaactcacacaaactgacttaacaaactcacttcacaaactgacttaacaaactcactttacaaactgacttaacaaactcactttacaaactgacttaacaaactcactcaaacttacaaactcacttaacaaactgacttaacaaactcactgaaactcactttacaaactcacttaacaaactcactttacaaactgacttactcacttaacaaactcgactttacaaaacaaactcactttacaaac is drawn from Solea senegalensis isolate Sse05_10M unplaced genomic scaffold, IFAPA_SoseM_1 scf7180000015012, whole genome shotgun sequence and contains these coding sequences:
- the LOC122761803 gene encoding ubiquitin carboxyl-terminal hydrolase MINDY-1-like isoform X1, whose translation is MADQLIMSDSLADTPTLITDTPTLTTDTPTLNTEKPTLITDTPTHTTDTPTLITETASKEWTGTNAEEEQGHMPGSEVNPRPTTVLKEEEATPPPPTSENGTTMAEESLSDSGPREGVDAEDSLSGEGGAGSDEQGAECMDSPSVFITSLEEDSRSLSLPALAEDACVSTDVHHVKDSETCQLHPGGAVRAAPPSAASAPPPAAGAAAAVPPVAGQVYYLVKWINWKEKKTPIITQSENGPCPLLAIMNTLFLRWKAKLPAQTDVVTTEDLMTHLGECVLAVTPREKADGMELNFQQNMSDVMAVLPKLSTGLDVNVGFSGVTDFEYTPECIVFDLLDIPLYHGWLVDPQSPEMTAAVGKLSYNQLVEKIIEYKHSTDSSRVSEGLLAEQFLESTATQLSYHGLCELNMAAKEGEISVFFRNNHFSTMIKHKGHLYLLVTDQGFLQEGALVWESLHNVEGDGNFCDSDFRLCHQRAPPTSTLPPCGQEQQKQIDQDYLVAVSLQQQGGATAPLSDLELARQLQQEEYHQQQQQQQGPVQTPTQVRGQGSQQSRRRDKDSDCVVL
- the LOC122761803 gene encoding ubiquitin carboxyl-terminal hydrolase MINDY-1-like isoform X3, giving the protein MADQLIMSDSLADTPTLITDTPTLTTDTPTLNTEKPTLITDTPTHTTDTPTLITETASKEWTGTNAEEEQGHMPGSEVNPRPTTVLKEEEATPPPPTSENGTTMAEESLSDSGPREGVDAEDSLSGEGGAGSDEQGAECMDSPSVFITSLEEDSRSLSLPALAEDACVSTDVHHVKDSETCGAVRAAPPSAASAPPPAAGAAAAVPPVAGQVYYLVKWINWKEKKTPIITQSENGPCPLLAIMNTLFLRWKAKLPAQTDVVTTEDLMTHLGECVLAVTPREKADGMELNFQQNMSDVMAVLPKLSTGLDVNVGFSGVTDFEYTPECIVFDLLDIPLYHGWLVDPQSPEMTAAVGKLSYNQLVEKIIEYKHSTDSSRVSEGLLAEQFLESTATQLSYHGLCELNMAAKEGEISVFFRNNHFSTMIKHKGHLYLLVTDQGFLQEGALVWESLHNVEGDGNFCDSDFRLCHQRAPPTSTLPPCGQEQQKQIDQDYLVAVSLQQQGGATAPLSDLELARQLQQEEYHQQQQQQQGPVQTPTQVRGQGSQQSRRRDKDSDCVVL
- the LOC122761803 gene encoding ubiquitin carboxyl-terminal hydrolase MINDY-1-like isoform X2 → MADQLIMSDSLADTPTLITDTPTLTTDTPTLNTEKPTLITDTPTHTTDTPTLITETASKEWTGTNAEEEQGHMPGSEVNPRPTTVLKEEEATPPPPTSENGTTMAEESLSDSGPREGVDAEDSLSGEGGAGSDEQGAECMDSPSVFITSLEEDSRSLSLPALAEDACVSTDVHHVKDSETFISSGGAVRAAPPSAASAPPPAAGAAAAVPPVAGQVYYLVKWINWKEKKTPIITQSENGPCPLLAIMNTLFLRWKAKLPAQTDVVTTEDLMTHLGECVLAVTPREKADGMELNFQQNMSDVMAVLPKLSTGLDVNVGFSGVTDFEYTPECIVFDLLDIPLYHGWLVDPQSPEMTAAVGKLSYNQLVEKIIEYKHSTDSSRVSEGLLAEQFLESTATQLSYHGLCELNMAAKEGEISVFFRNNHFSTMIKHKGHLYLLVTDQGFLQEGALVWESLHNVEGDGNFCDSDFRLCHQRAPPTSTLPPCGQEQQKQIDQDYLVAVSLQQQGGATAPLSDLELARQLQQEEYHQQQQQQQGPVQTPTQVRGQGSQQSRRRDKDSDCVVL